GCTCGAACGGGAACTCGAAGGGCGGCGTCTGCTCGGGGTCAGCCGTGAAGCCATCAAGCGGATAGCCTGCCTCGCCATGGCCTACCGGTTGACCGCCGACGCCCGCTTCCTTCATCGAGCGATCATCGAACTGGACGCCGTCAGTGCCTTCGAAGACTGGAATCCCTCGCACTTTCTCGATGTGGCCGAAATGGCGACCGCGGTGGGTATCGGCTACGACTGGCTCCACGACGCTCTCAATGACGACCAGCGCACCCGCTACCGCGAAGCCATCCTGAGCAAGGCTCTGACCGTCGGCCTCGACACCGAGGCCCCAGGCAATTGGTGGATCAAGGGAACGAACAATTGGAACCAGGTCTGCCACGGAGGACTGACGCTGGCCGCCCTGGCCATTGCCGGCGAAGGCGGCGGCGACATTCCCAGCCGGATCGTCCGCCAGGCTCTCGAGAATATCGGCATCGGCATGCAGGTCTACGAACCCGAGGGCGCCTACCCCGAGGGTCCCGGCTATTGGGATTACGGGACGACTTACAACGTGATCTTCCTCGATGTTCTCCAATCCGCCCTCGGCTCCGACTTCGGAGTCACCGCGAGTTTCCCCGGCTTCCTCAAGACCGCCCGGTATCGCGCTCAACTGAATACACCGGCCGGCCTGAGTTACAATTTCTCCGACAACGGCGAGTCACGGAGAGCCTCGCCGACCCTTTTCTGGTTCGGTGACAGCGAAGTGAGCCGGCTCGAATATGACTTCCTCGCAGAACGCGCGGCCCGGGGCCTGGGTGAATCAGATCGTTTCCTTCCTCTCGACCTGATCTGGCTGAGCCGTTCTTCGCTGACAGATGTTACCGACGACCCTCTTCCGCTTTCCTCTATCTGGGGCGGCAAGAACCCGGTCGCCGTCTTCCGCACCTCCTGGTCCGACCCGAACGCTGCGTTTCTCGGCTTCAAAGGGGGCGCGGCCCGGATCAGCCACGGACAGATGGATGCGGGAAGCTTCATCTACGAAGTCAATGGGATCCGCTGGGCCGTCGATCTGGGGGCCAAATCTTATCACCACTTCGAGAGTCAGGGCATTCAGCTCTGGGATATGAACCAGGACGGCGAACGCTGGACCCTGATGACCTGGAACACCCTGGGGCACAGTCTCCTGCGCTTTCCGGGTTTCAACCCCGACGTCGATGGCCGGTGCGACTGGTCGGAACCGGCTGCCCATTCCTCCACCCGCGAGGCCACGGCGGATCTGACCGCCTTATATCCACAATTTTATGACACCTACCAACGCATGACCAGGCTGGAGCCGGATGGATCGGCCGTGATTGAAGATCGGATTGAAAGCCTGAGCGCACCGGTCCCTCCGCAATGGAACCTGCTGACCCGGGCGCAGATCGAGCCGACCGCAAACGGCGCCCTTCTCCGCCAGGATGGAAGGACTCTGCGCGTTGAGGCCGAAGCCGGATATCCCCTGAACGTCCATTGGGAGTCAGCGGAAAACCCGCCGCGACCCGAAGAACCGACCAACCCAGGTCTGAACCGCCTGACCATCGAACCGCAGACAACCAAGGGCGACCTGATCCTCATCGTACGATTGACCCCGCAGGAGTGAACGCGGGGAAAGGGGTCGGCCCGGCCGAAGAAGTACTTCGCGAAGTGCGGCCGAAAAGGGAGGACGCACCACCCCTTCTGCAGGCCATGGCGCAGGCGCCATAAGACGCTCTAATCTAGTGGGTTCGGCGAGACCGATCTTGTAGGTTGAGGAACTTCCGCCATGCTCGGTTGCGACATTCAAAGAGATGCACGCGGCAACCAAATGGGTTGGGTTGGGCTTGACCGTCGTCGTAACGGCGGTCGTTTTTCTCCGTATCTCGTCACCGGGAGATGAGCCGTCACCCCGGCGGGCGGAGGTCTTCGAGGGTTCTCCATCCCCGCAGGTTCCGGCATCCTCCGGACCGGTGGCCGACCCGAAGCCGGCAATCGCGTCCCTCGTTTCCCTATCGGGAAGTCCGTCCGTCCTCCTCGACCGTTCCGTCCGCCGCGATGCCAACGGCTACGCGATTGGAGCGGTGGAAATAAGCCGAACTCCGGACCTTCCCTGGCCCGTCCGTTCCGAGACGAGCTATCCGCCGTGCGGATCGTCTGATTCAACCGAGGCACGATCCATCCGGATGGTGGCGGATCAATTCCTCGTCGGCCTCGCACCGGAGGCCGATCCGGCCGAAGCCATCACTGAACTGAGGAACTTAGGGATCGACGCCCGGGTCGCCACTTCCGGCAGCACTTTCCTCGTCGCCCGGATCGGGGACTTCGAGCATGAGGACTCGCTTCCGCTATCAATTGAAGCCGCCCGGCGGGTCCTCGGTGAACGGGCGACTGCGATTGAGCCGGACTATCTGGTGACAACCCATCTCATCACTCCGAACGACCCCTCCTTCGGCCAGCAGTGGGCGCTCGCGTCCGGAGGGACCAATGCCGGCATTCAGGCTCCTGCCGGTTGGACCATCGATCACAATGCCGGC
This sequence is a window from Opitutaceae bacterium. Protein-coding genes within it:
- a CDS encoding heparinase II/III family protein, with protein sequence MDCLEKEPLERELEGRRLLGVSREAIKRIACLAMAYRLTADARFLHRAIIELDAVSAFEDWNPSHFLDVAEMATAVGIGYDWLHDALNDDQRTRYREAILSKALTVGLDTEAPGNWWIKGTNNWNQVCHGGLTLAALAIAGEGGGDIPSRIVRQALENIGIGMQVYEPEGAYPEGPGYWDYGTTYNVIFLDVLQSALGSDFGVTASFPGFLKTARYRAQLNTPAGLSYNFSDNGESRRASPTLFWFGDSEVSRLEYDFLAERAARGLGESDRFLPLDLIWLSRSSLTDVTDDPLPLSSIWGGKNPVAVFRTSWSDPNAAFLGFKGGAARISHGQMDAGSFIYEVNGIRWAVDLGAKSYHHFESQGIQLWDMNQDGERWTLMTWNTLGHSLLRFPGFNPDVDGRCDWSEPAAHSSTREATADLTALYPQFYDTYQRMTRLEPDGSAVIEDRIESLSAPVPPQWNLLTRAQIEPTANGALLRQDGRTLRVEAEAGYPLNVHWESAENPPRPEEPTNPGLNRLTIEPQTTKGDLILIVRLTPQE